One genomic window of Panicum hallii strain FIL2 chromosome 6, PHallii_v3.1, whole genome shotgun sequence includes the following:
- the LOC112897329 gene encoding probably inactive leucine-rich repeat receptor-like protein kinase IMK2: MASRRSLPRLLHLLLLLLSAAASSSASSSRGAELDALMDLKAALDPSGRALASWARGGDPCGRGDYFEGVSCDARGRVATIALQGKGLAGAVPPAVAMLPGLTGLYLHYNELRGDIPRELGGLPDLAELYLGVNNLSGAIPVELGRLRSLQVLQLGYNQLSGSIPTQLGQLKKLTVLALQSNQLTGAIPASLGDLPALTRLDLSSNQLFGSIPSKLAEIPQLSTLDLRNNRLSGSVPSGLKKLHEGFHYENNSELCGAQFDSLKACPDDGNDDGKMPHKPESTSVKPQQIQKTADLNRNCGNGGCSKSSTLSAGAVIAGTIIIVAGAAACSLSVFSWHRRQKQKVGSSVEHLEGRLSLDQSKETCQRSASSLINVEYSSGWDTSSEGSQHGVRLSSEGSPSVRFNLEEVECATQYFSDVNLLGKSNFAATYKGIMRDGSVVAVKSINKSSCKSEEADFLKGLRMLTSLRHENLVGLRGFCRSRARGECFLVYEFMANGSLSQYLDVKDGDADVTVLDWATRVSIIKGIAKGIDYLHSSKPNKPPLVHQSISADKILVDHLFTPHLSGAGLHKLLADDVVFSSLKDSAAMGYLSPEYTTTGRFTDKSDVYAFGVVVLQALTGRRAVSSHLRLGAESGRLDDLVDPRLGGRFSRPEAAKLAGIALLCTAEAPAQRPAMAAVLQQLGTSQ; encoded by the exons ATGGCGTCCAGGCGCTCGCTCCcccgcctcctccacctcctgctcctgctcctctccgccgccgcgtcctctTCCGCGTCCTCCTCGCGCGGCGCGGAGCTGGACGCGCTCATGGACCTCAAGGCGGCGCTGGACCCCTCGGGCCGCGCGCTCGCCTCctgggcgcgcggcggcgacccCTGCGGCCGCGGGGACTACTTCGAGGGCGTCTCCTGCGACGCGCGCGGCAGGGTCGCCACCATCGCGCTGCAGGGGAAGGGGCTCGCGGGCGCCGTCCCGCCCGCGGTCGCCATGCTCCCGGGCCTCACCGGCCTCTACCTCCACTACAACGAGCTGCGCGGGGACATCCCGCGGGAGCTCGGCGGCCTCCCGGACCTCGCCGAGCTCTACCTCGGCGTCAACAACCTGTCCGGGGCCATCCCCGTCGAGCTCGGCCGACTCCGCAGCCTCCAAG TACTGCAGCTCGGCTACAATCAGTTGTCAGGGAGCATCCCCACTCAGCTGGGTCAGCTAAAGAAGCTCACTGTTCTTGCCCTTCAGTCCAACCAGCTCACTGGCGCAATACCCGCATCCCTGGGGGACTTGCCGGCACTGACACGGCTGGACTTGAGCTCCAATCAACTCTTTGGCTCCATTCCTTCCAAGCTTGCTGAGATACCTCAGCTTTCGACACTGGACCTCCGGAACAACAGGCTTTCAGGAAGTGTTCCATCTG GTCTGAAGAAGTTGCATGAGGGGTTTCACTATGAGAACAATTCAGAGCTATGTGGAGCTCAATTCGATTCTCTGAAAGCTTGTCCTGACGACGGCAATGACGATGGAAAAATGCCTCATAAACCTGAATCAACCTCTGTCAAGCCCCAACAAATTCAAAAGACAGCCGACCTCAACAGAAATTGCGGCAACGGAGGTTGCTCAAAATCTTCGACACTCTCTGCAGGGGCTGTTATTGCTGGAACAATCATCATTGTAGCCGGAGCAGCAGCCTGCAGCCTGTCTGTGTTCTCATGGCACCGTCGCCAGAAGCAGAAGGTTGGCAGCTCAGTTGAGCATTTGGAAGGCCGGCTTAGCCTGGACCAGTCAAAGGAAACATGTCAGAGAAGTGCCTCCTCACTGATCAATGTTGAGTACTCTAGTGGCTGGGACACTTCATCTGAAGGGTCACAGCATGGAGTGAGGCTGTCGTCGGAGGGCTCACCAAGTGTGAGGTTCAATCTCGAAGAGGTGGAGTGTGCAACACAGTACTTCTCGGATGTGAACTTACTGGGCAAGAGCAATTTCGCAGCGACCTACAAGGGGATCATGCGAGATGGCTCAGTCGTTGCAGTGAAGAGCATCAACAAGAGCAGCTGCAAGTCAGAGGAGGCCGACTTCTTGAAAGGCCTCCGCATGCTCACGTCGCTGCGGCATGAGAACCTTGTTGGTCTGAGGGGCTTCTGCCGGTCTCGGGCAAGAGGGGAATGCTTCCTCGTCTATGAATTCATGGCGAATGGGAGCCTTTCGCAGTATCTTGATGTCAAGGATGGCGATGCGGATGTGACTGTCCTCGACTGGGCCACTCGGGTCTCCATCATCAAGGGCATTGCCAAAG GCATCGACTACCTCCACAGCAGCAAGCCCAACAAGCCCCCACTCGTCCACCAGAGCATCTCTGCGGACAAGATCCTGGTTGACCACCTGTTCACCCCACACCTCTCCGGCGCGGGCCTGCACAAGCTCCTGGCCGACGACGTGGTGTTCTCCTCCCTCAAGGACAGCGCGGCCATGGGGTACCTCTCCCCGGAGTACACCACCACGGGGCGGTTCACCGACAAGAGCGACGTGTACGCGTTCGGCGTGGTGGTGCTGCAGGCGCTGACGGGGCGGCGCGCCGTGTCGTCGCACCTCCGGCTGGGCGCCGAGTCCGGGAGGCTGGACGACCTCGTGGACCCACGCCTCGGCGGCCGGTTCTCGCGCCCCGAGGCCGCCAAGCTCGCCGGCATCGCGCTGCTGTGCACCGCCGAGGCGCCCGCCCAGCGCCCCGCCATGGCGGCCGTGCTGCAGCAGCTCGGCACCAGCCAGTAG